One genomic window of Vibrio mangrovi includes the following:
- a CDS encoding ABC transporter permease: MNSVIDVSWLQLAMFSLTLLIPVAMSVQYRLMIGKDIFISVLRMGIQLGLVGIYLEYLFALNSLVINTCWLLVIISVGASSILSKAKLPKTRLLIPLMAGLTIGLLPILVILCVFIVQPVPFYNTQYMIPLAGMLMGNTLSGNIVALQNLFTAYQERKSEYEAALSLGASPRYASRPFIQNAIQKANAPILASMATIGLVTLPGMMTGQILGGSSPLIAIKYQFMIMVAILVVLNISLALSIEYILKAALTKEGKVLVQFRKNGNS; encoded by the coding sequence ATGAATAGTGTAATAGATGTTTCCTGGCTGCAGTTGGCGATGTTTAGCCTGACGCTGCTGATTCCTGTCGCAATGAGTGTTCAATACCGGCTCATGATTGGAAAAGATATTTTCATTTCCGTTCTTCGCATGGGAATCCAGCTTGGGTTGGTCGGTATCTATCTGGAGTATCTGTTTGCATTGAACAGCCTTGTGATTAATACCTGCTGGTTACTGGTTATTATCAGCGTCGGTGCCAGTTCAATCTTATCCAAGGCTAAGCTGCCGAAGACCCGTTTGCTTATTCCGCTCATGGCTGGTCTGACAATCGGTTTACTTCCTATATTGGTTATTCTGTGCGTTTTCATTGTCCAGCCTGTCCCCTTTTACAACACCCAGTATATGATTCCTCTGGCTGGAATGCTGATGGGAAATACACTCAGCGGTAACATTGTCGCACTACAAAATCTGTTTACCGCGTATCAGGAACGTAAAAGTGAGTATGAAGCAGCATTGTCTTTAGGAGCTTCACCACGCTATGCATCCAGGCCATTCATTCAGAATGCAATCCAAAAAGCCAACGCCCCTATTCTTGCCTCAATGGCAACTATCGGCTTAGTCACTTTGCCGGGGATGATGACTGGCCAAATTTTAGGCGGCTCATCCCCACTCATCGCCATCAAATATCAGTTTATGATCATGGTCGCTATTTTAGTGGTTCTGAATATCTCTCTGGCACTTTCAATTGAATATATTCTTAAAGCAGCCCTGACTAAAGAAGGAAAAGTTCTGGTTCAGTTCAGAAAAAACGGCAATAGTTAA
- the pgsA gene encoding CDP-diacylglycerol--glycerol-3-phosphate 3-phosphatidyltransferase translates to MRLNIPNILSLIRLFLIPVFVIAFYLPYSWSSFAAAVVFWIAGITDWLDGMLARKLQQTSRFGAFIDPVADKVLVATALILITEHFHNIWITIPAVTMIAREIIISALREWMAEIGKRASVAVSWVGKVKTMTQMFALLALIWRYDNWMIWLGYISIYVATILTYWSMCQYLLAAKDDLLSEENH, encoded by the coding sequence ATGCGTTTAAATATTCCTAACATATTGTCCCTTATCCGACTTTTTCTGATTCCGGTATTCGTTATCGCTTTCTATCTGCCATATAGCTGGTCTTCATTTGCCGCGGCAGTTGTATTCTGGATTGCGGGAATTACCGATTGGCTCGATGGTATGCTCGCAAGAAAACTGCAACAGACATCCCGCTTCGGTGCATTCATTGATCCTGTGGCAGACAAAGTGCTGGTTGCAACAGCACTAATCCTGATCACCGAACACTTTCACAATATCTGGATTACGATTCCTGCTGTAACGATGATTGCCAGAGAGATTATCATTTCTGCACTCCGGGAGTGGATGGCGGAAATCGGGAAACGGGCAAGTGTCGCGGTTTCATGGGTCGGAAAAGTAAAAACAATGACTCAGATGTTTGCGTTGCTTGCGTTAATCTGGCGTTATGATAACTGGATGATTTGGCTGGGATATATCTCAATCTATGTCGCAACGATTCTGACTTACTGGTCTATGTGTCAGTACTTACTGGCTGCGAAAGATGATTTGCTGAGTGAAGAGAATCACTGA